A single window of Shewanella sp. Choline-02u-19 DNA harbors:
- the rbsK gene encoding ribokinase, with amino-acid sequence MNKLSRNERLTVILKLLSEHKTLSNAQLAKLLQVTPKTIRCDLVQLENEQQVIRTHGGVQISANFDADKYCLDRLLSQLTASKTLSGLMTQNLMENRVNNMKNNIFILGSFNVDIVATLERFPQPGETLHALSNNIGAGGKGANQAYAAAKAGANVTFMTKIGKDQFSHFAKEHLAATGIDKTIIVESEKSPTGNALIYVCETSGENMIAVHSGANTEITPAEILQAEQHIVSANLFLTQLENNIDAIRQSMQIAHTHGVRVVLNPAPYHEDTPSLLKYVDVITPNETEASLMTGIEVTDLSSAKLAAEKINQMGVNTVVITRGSQGVLVYENEQFKEVAAIKCVVTDTTGAGDAFNGALVAQIVKGETLFNAAKYANAYASLAVEREGAANMPDASLVAARL; translated from the coding sequence ATGAACAAACTAAGCCGAAATGAAAGACTGACTGTTATCTTAAAACTGCTCAGTGAACATAAAACCTTATCAAATGCACAACTCGCCAAGTTACTTCAGGTGACGCCAAAGACCATTCGTTGTGATCTGGTGCAGCTCGAAAATGAACAGCAAGTGATAAGGACGCATGGTGGTGTTCAAATTTCTGCTAATTTCGATGCCGATAAATATTGTCTGGATAGATTACTGTCTCAGTTAACTGCCAGCAAAACGTTATCAGGTCTTATGACTCAGAACCTCATGGAAAATAGGGTCAACAACATGAAAAATAATATTTTTATACTCGGTTCCTTTAATGTCGACATCGTCGCCACGTTGGAGCGTTTTCCACAACCGGGTGAAACCCTGCATGCGCTAAGCAACAATATTGGCGCTGGCGGCAAGGGAGCCAATCAAGCCTATGCTGCGGCTAAAGCTGGAGCCAATGTCACCTTCATGACCAAAATAGGCAAAGATCAATTCAGCCACTTTGCCAAAGAGCATCTCGCCGCAACAGGAATAGATAAGACAATCATTGTCGAATCTGAAAAATCCCCAACAGGCAATGCGCTTATTTATGTCTGTGAAACAAGCGGCGAAAATATGATTGCGGTGCATTCAGGTGCTAACACCGAAATAACACCAGCAGAGATCTTACAGGCTGAACAACATATCGTTAGCGCTAATCTGTTTTTGACTCAACTCGAAAATAATATCGACGCCATCAGACAATCGATGCAGATAGCGCATACCCATGGCGTTAGAGTGGTACTCAACCCGGCGCCTTACCATGAGGACACGCCTTCATTATTAAAGTATGTCGATGTGATTACCCCCAATGAGACCGAAGCCTCTTTAATGACGGGGATCGAGGTTACCGATCTCAGCAGTGCGAAACTGGCGGCAGAAAAAATTAATCAGATGGGGGTTAATACTGTGGTGATCACCCGTGGCTCTCAAGGTGTTCTTGTGTATGAAAACGAGCAGTTCAAAGAGGTGGCAGCCATTAAATGTGTTGTGACTGATACCACAGGTGCTGGAGATGCCTTTAACGGCGCTCTCGTTGCTCAAATTGTAAAAGGCGAAACTCTGTTCAATGCCGCAAAATAC